The following is a genomic window from Eleftheria terrae.
CTAGGGAGGGACGCCGGCAGCCGATAGGCGCAAATGACGGAAAAATCCGGCCTGGATGCGGAGATTCGCGGTGGCACGCACTGCCGGCCGGCTGCCAATGCAGGCAGATCTGCCGCAGCCTGCCGTCTTGCCGAGGTGCTTGTGACGGAGGCGCTCCACGGCACTCACGGCGCAAATGCCGATACGCGGCAGATTTGCCGACGGTGTTGGCGGGTCGTTCTCGAGCCCCGCGGCACGGCAGGCGAGGCGAATGGCATGAGGCGGTGGCTTGCTGCCAGCGCGGTGGTTGGCCGGCGGCGCTGAGGCCCGGCGATCTGGCTGAGGTCAGCCTGGCGAGGCCGCGCTACTTGTTGGCATCGAACCCGGGAGGCAGTCGAAAGCTGACGCTCGACGTGCCAGCACGGCCTGTTGGAGCGCAGCCCCACCTCTGACCCTGGAGCGGGGCGAAAACGCCAGCTCCGCTTGTACCCATGGCGTGATCGGGTCGACCACCTTCGCCGAAAGCGTTCCTGGGAACGGTTGGTCCGCCGCCTTCGAACAGAAGCTGTCGACACTCAGGCGGTCGCGCAATGGCCGACCGCTGCGGTTGCCGCGGCTCAGTCGAGCGGCGGTTATGGGAAGACGTCAGGCTCGAGAGGGGCGCCGCGTGCGGGAGGCGCAGATGGCCTGCTTCCCAAAGGCCCGGCAGTCCAGGCGTGGGGTGATAGCGAGGCACCCGCGTCCCCGCTTCCTGGCCGCATGCCCGGCGCGCGCGGCGGGGGCGCGCCTGCCGAGGCCGGCTGATGCCGGCCGATGCCGGAAGGCCGGGGCAGGCGCTTCGCTCGGCCGACGTCAAGCGGCTGGGGAAACCCGGGTGGACTCCAGCACCTCTGCAAGGGGCTCCAGCGCGACCGTGGCCTTCTTGGCAGACACCTTCTTCGGTACGCGGGCCGCCTTTGCCGTCGGTTGCGGGGCCGGCGCGGCGGGTGCCACGGGAGGCGTCGGCGCCTCGGCTGCGGCCCCCTTCGACTTGAGCGAGGGCTTCTCGGCCTTGCGGCGGGCCGGCTTCACCGCGTCTGCGGCCGGCACCGCGGCGTCATTCTGCGCAGCCAGCTTCTTCTCGAGTGCCTTGATGCGTCGCTCGGCTTTTGCCAGAGCATCGCGGGTCTCCTCGTGGGCCGCGCGCTCGGCGTCAGCTGCGCTTGCTTGCTGTGCGGCGAGCTTCTTGTTGTCGGCCTTCAGTGCCTTCAATTCGCCCCGCGCCTTCACCAGCTTGTGCAGTGCTCCTGCCGAGATCTCGACGGACCACTCGCCCTCCTTGTCAGTGACCGAATTGAAGTCCACCTTCTCGCTCACCAGGAAGGCGAGCTTCTTGGGCAGCTCGGCCCGGCCGGCCTCGATGCGAGCACGATCAATTTTCTTTGCCATGTTGTTCCGAAAGAGTGTCAGCAAACAGTTGCCGGGGCGAATGGTACATGCCGTGGCAAGGCGGGCCCCTGATGGCTGCAGCGGCAGATCGTCGGGCGGCGGGCCGCTGGCGAGCCCCTGGCGGACGGCCACAGGTGGCGCATCGCGCCAGGTCGCGAGCCCCTGCCGGGTGACCGCAGGTGGCCTGCCGGTGAGCGGGCTGTGCGCGAGGGCTGCCTACTTGAGCAGGACCTTGGCGAACGGCAGGGGCCTGAACTCCTTGAGCATTTGCTGCGTCTTTGCCCTGGCGCGGGGCGGGACCCGGCCCTCCAGGTCGAGCACGAGCACGCCGGCCTGCGCCGGATCGGCGCTGGCCTGGCCCCAGGTGCGGTGGGTGAGGCCGGTTCTCTCCCGCAACTCCTCGGCCAGCAACTTGCCGTTTCGTGAGCGGTGCAACGTGAAGCGGTGGTCTTCGGGGCGCTCGCCAAGCACGAGGCCGAAGTTCAGCGGGCCGTGGGCTTTCAGCTGGCGAAGACACCTCTGCAAGTGCTTCTTGTAGGCGGGGCGGGCGAGCATGGGGTCTTCCCCGCCAGGGGCTTTCGGCTCGGTTTGAGGGTTCTTCTTCATCTCGATCGTCCTGCTCCCATGGGGTGGCCCGAGGGCCGGTGGACCATGTCCTTGCATACGTGCCGGTGGAGCACCGATGGGCGCATCAAGGCGGCTGTTGCGCATTGTTCTCGGGCCCCAGCCGCCATGGCGCAGGCCGGTGGAGCGTTGAATCCCTGCCATGAGTGGCGCGAGGCCGCGGACGGTTCCGTCGCTGGCCTCGCCTGGTTGACGGTGGCGCGGAGTGACCGGACCGAGCAAGATCGCCCCATCATGGCGGGATGCGTGCCTGACGGCGGTCAGGCGGATGAATCCTCATCCTCGGAGTTCGGCATGCAACAGATGGTGCAGCCGGGCGGCCGCAACAGCATGGCAGCCGGCGGCCTCCGGAGCGGGCTGCAGCGATTCGGGCCGGCCAGCACGTTCGGGCGGTTGCCGCTCGGCATGGCGGCTTCGCACTGAACTCTGAAAATCCAGCCGCCAGCGGTGCGCTGTCTACCGGTCGCCGCGAGCAGCGGCGTCAGGCGGCAGCACCTGCACGCGATAGCGCTCGCCGGTGGGCCCCGACCATTCGATCCACTCTCCCATCCTCGATCCGATGAGGCTCAGTCCCAGTGGCGACAACACCGAGACACGTCCGTTGGCCGGATCGCTGTCCGGCGGATAGCAGAGCACCACCGTGTACGGCGGGCCACCGGCCTCCGCCCGGAGGCTCACCGGCGCTTCGGAAGCGACGATGTCCGCGGTCCACCGCGGCGATTCGACGATGTCGGCGGAATCCAGCAGGTCCTGCAGCGTGGTGAGGAGCGCCGGCGACAGCTGGGTCCCGGCGGAGCCATTCAGGATGGCGGTGAGCCGTGCGTGGTCATGCGATGCAAGCAGGCGGTCTTGCGCAAGTACTTCCATGAAGCACTCCTGTCATCAGTCAGGGCCCGCCGCAGGGACGAGCCGATGTTCGCGCGGGTGATGGCCCGGCGACCTGAAGGAGCAATGCGCAAAGGGGGGATAGGGAGGGAGGTCGCCGGGCTCAGGGATGTGCGGCGAGTGCAGGCGTGGGTCCGGTGCCGACGATGACAGACACGGTGACACCCCCGCCGAGCCGCTGGGCAGCGGGCTGGCAGTCGAGCGTGGTGGGCACGCGGAGGGGGTGGGGGGTCATGGGGGGATTGTAGGGTAGGAGGTGCGATGGTGCCGGGTGCGGCCGACTGGAGCAGCGGGCACCGGGTGGTGCGGCGGACCGAACATGGAGACCGCGCACCCGTTCTGCGTTTCGGCCCCGCTTCTCCGGAGCTCCTCGGTAGCGCTGCGGGGGCCGCCTGCGTAGAGAAAACACGGTCACCCGCCACGGCCATGGACCTCGCCTGCGGGGCCGCAGTGAATCCCTGCGCGGAATGCGGGCGAGCCGACGCCGGCCACTCACCATGCGTTGGCCACTCCAATGGAACTCAGTCCTTGCCGCAACCACTCATGGGCACGCGGATCATCGTCTGATGCGCATGCAGTCTGCCCTGAGCCAGGTATCACCACGGTCGCGGGCCGGCCCGATCGACCCCCATCAAGGAACCACATGACCGACAACTATCTCGGCGAGTTGCATTGGATGCAGTTTGCCAAACGGCAGCAACTCAGCGATTCAAGACTGGTCAAGGCGATGGCGCGAGCCATGGCGGATCTGGAGCTGGCCCAGGAGCCGAAGCAGCAGCTGCAGGCACTCGATGCGATCGAGAAGCAGGCCGCCGCGGTGAAGAAGAGCGTCGAGGAAACCAAGGAGCTGAAGGGCTACCTGAAGGGCCTGCACGAGGCGGTGAACAAGCAGCGCAAACTGAGCGAGTTCGAGGCGAAGAAGGCGGCACAGCAAGACGATGACGACGAGCCCGCCAGCGCGCTGCTCGACCCCGCCACGCTGCTGAAGCAGCTGAAGCTGTGCCGGCAGGACGCCACTCGCCGGGTTTCCTTCGGCTTCACTGACGCGGCGGACAAGGACGGGCTGCCGGTGCTGGCCCTGAGCCCCAAGCTGACCGGCCAGAAGTTGTTCACCAAGCTGAAGGACGAAACCAAAGCCAAGACAGGCGCCCACGGCACGGCCTGGATCCACAACGGCAACGAGCTGATGCTGCAGGTGGACAAGCCCGTGAGCGGACTGGTGAAGAAGGTGCGCGCGCCCGTGCGCGGATGCGGCTTCAAGATCGCCAAGGTGGTGCTCTGCAATTCCGAGGGCACGGTGTTCGAGCAGGACAACGAATCCGAAACACTCGAAGCCGGCGAGCCTGCACAGCAGCCAGCGTCATCCGCAGCACAGGGCGATCCACTTGAGCACCAGAAGTCGGCAGTCAAGGCGTTTCTCCAGACACTGCCAGCAGACATCCGTCTGTTGTCTGGTGCCTCTCCCGACGTTGCAGCACGTTTGAACAAGGACCTGCAGGCGGCAGTGAGCCTGGCGAAAGGCGGCGATATCGCCGGAGCACTTGCTGGACTGGATGCGATCGCCACTGCCTTGGCCGAGACGAAGCGCTCCAACCGCGCCCATGAAGCAGCGCAGGCCATTCCACAAGGCTTGGTGGCTGAGCGGGTCCAGGCCCTTGAGCAGGCCGCGACGCACTGGGACACCGAGTGCATGCGCTCCGTCGAAGGCCTGAACGAACTGGTGGCCACCCTCAAAACAAAGGCCCCTCCGCAGCTTCAAGAAGTAGCGGACTACATCGCTTCTTTGGTGATCCCCCTTCAGGGAACGCTCAGTGAGGGGGTACGAGCGTTGAAAGATGCGGTCTCACGAACCGACACGGCAGGCATTGCCGGTGCGAAGAAGGCCGCGCAGGATGCGCTGCGCGCTTCCGCCGTGTTCCTCAAGGACAACAGCATCGCATTGCGGAATTGCGAAACGAATCCATTCGGGACGCAGCTCTCCATCGTGTTGCCGCTGACCACCGCAATGAAGAGCGTCCACGCGGCCATTGCATCCGTCTGACCCGGAGCGGTCGCCACCGAGGTGCCCCGGGGTGGGTCACCTGCACCGCGCCAGCAGCCCGAGGTGATGGCCTCACGATTCTCTTTCCCCGCAAACCCAGCCTGACCGCTGCACTTAGAGCGGCTAACAAAACTCTTCTGGCGTCGTTGCGCCGCCTTGCCGTACCGGTCGTACTGTCTGCGGCGGCGCGCCTAGCCAGAACCGCTGCGCTGAGTTTTGTTAGCCGCTCTTAGAAGCAGTGCGCGGATTTATCCTCTTGGAAAGCAATATCAATGGACGATTTTCTTGACCTGGACAATCCTGACATCCAGGGCAGTGACGAATTGGAAGTCAAGATCAAGTACGAAGAAGAAGCAATTGCAGAAGTACGTGGCGACCAAAGCGATGCAGCGCTTCTCGAATCGCTTCAGATAAATAACGTGAAGCTGCGCGGTGACTGGACCGACGGGCGGCATCAGGAGTTGATGGCCGAGTGCAATGACGGCGTCAACATCCGAATTTCTCGAAACAATGCTTCGGACACATTCCAAGTGGGTGCACAAGCGGATGGCGTGCGCACGCTTCCGGAACTCCGGGAAGTCAGACCTCCCAATGACCTGAACGGTGCTCAACTGCTAGAGCTGTTCATGACACAGCATAATTTCTGGAGAATGTACGAACAGGCGGATTGCCAGCAATTTGCGCAAGCAGTGCTGGATCGTGTTCGCACGCATGGCGAAGCTGCTGGCGATGACGATGACGATGACGGATTCATGTAGGAATTTGCAGCGATAGAAAGGCACGGCTTGCCACGCAGAGGCGGCGCCGTGCTTTTCTTCGAGTGGCGTGAATGCGGCGCCCGTTGCCACCGGCGTTACGGCGTCGGTCGAGCATCCGATTTGGGAGAATCGGTCAGCCAGCAGGGTCAGAGTACCAAGTGCGCTTCAACACGCCCGCCCGCCAGCGGCGGGCCGACGCAACAACCACGGCATCACTCTCAAGTCAGTGCCGAGACCGTTGAGGCCAGGCCTGGTCCATTGCCGTCGGAGGAGGTCGGGCGCAAGCAGGTCGACACCCACACGAGGCAGGGTCGATGCGGGCTCGAACTTCTCGCGCAGAGGAGCGGGCCGCCGCGCACCGCAAGCGGCTGCCGCCACTCCGAGCACCGCCCTCCTACTGGCCTATGCCTCCACAGCGGCGTTGTGAACCGCTGCATTGCTCCCCGGTGCGAACTGCCCAGCGGCCGTGTTGAGTTGCATCGGCGTGGCAATCACCTCATGAAAAATCCGGCCGGTTTGATCTTCGTTATCGCTCAGGAGCCGCTTGGCAAGATCTTGCAGTTCCTTGACGTACTTGTCGTTCTGCAGGAAGGGGTGTTCACGTGCCTCGGCCAACGCACCTTCGAGGACGGCACCGAGCGCGTTGTTATTCAGCGTGGAAACCGACACGTCATTTTCCGGAAGAAGCCTCGCCAGCAGCTTGCTAGCCATTTCATGAACCGTGGTCAGCTTGCCACTCAGGCCCAACTCCTGCAACAGGCCATCGTAGTCTTTGCTGTAGTTCTCGGCAGCGCGTGGCTCAATGAAGTCCGCGTCCTCCTTGGCCAGGGCGTGCAACTCGCTTGACGCTGTCATGCCGCTTCCAGTCATCGTTTTCTTGACCCAGCTGAGCGTGTGGCCGGCGAACCCCTGCAGATCGAGCTTGTGGCCTTCTGTTTTCAGGAACAGATAGCGGTCATCGCCAAGCTTTGGCATCTGGACCAAAAGCTCCTTGTAGCCCTTGAGGAAACGGTAGTTCTCGGCAGCGGAGCCACCTTTCCCGTCCAGATGGGAACTCAACCGAGGCGTGCAGTGTTCCTTGAACGCCGCCTCGACCGCCTGTTCTTGTTCTGCGGTCAGCTTGATCATGTAGCTGCCCTTCTCGGTGGGGTGGTGCGCCCACGCGGCACAGAACAATGCTTGAAACGACTGTGGACTCCAATCTTCTTTTGCGGCGGAGAGCTGGTCGGCGGGCGAGCCGTTGTGAAGATGCTTGGCGAAGAAGGTGTTCCACTGTTCGGGCGACTGGAACGCCTCTTTGAAGATCTTTTCCTTCCGTGCATCGGACGCAACGAATTCGCTCAATCGGCTGGCGCGCGACCGGAGTACTTCGCCCACGGCAGTACCTTCTACCGGTGCGATTTCTTGGTTTGGCTGGTTTGGCATTTCTCAAGAGCAGATGGTGTTGGAACTAGGGGTTCAATCTCAGATTCCGCTGGTGCAATCTTTTCTCTTCCATGGAAGGGGCACTATGGGACAGGTTCTTCACGAAAGCGCCACGACGACAGAGGCAGTCCGTCGAGCAATACAGAATTGTCAAGAGTGTTCTGGTCAAGTCATAAGGGACACGATGATCGGATGAATGGGGTGCGCTACTGCTCCAGGACTGCGGCCGGCCTGTTCTGCAACTCGAACTTGATGGGCGAGCGGTATCCGAGGCTTGAATGCAACCGCGCGGCGTTGTAGAAGGTCACGATGTAGTCGGCCACGTCGAACATGGCCTCGGCGTGGTTGGCGTAGTCGCGCTGCCAGACACGCTCCATCTTCGGGTTCAGGAAGAACCGCTCCATGACGGTGTTGTCCCAGCAGTTGCCCTTTCTGCTCATGCTCGCGACAAGGCATGGCGTTGCAGCAACTGCAGGTGCTCGGCGCTGGCGTATTGGCTGCCCCTGTCGGAGTGCACAAGCAATCCGTGCGGCGGCTGCCGGCTCGCGATGGCCATCTGCAGCGCTTGGCAAACGAGTTCTGCTGGCATGGCGCAATCCATGGCCCAGCCCACGATCCTGCGCGAGTACAGATCCATGACGGCTGCCAAGTACATCCAGCCGCTACGCGTTCGGATGTACGTGAGATCGCTGACCCATGCCTCATTCGGCTTGCCGGGGTTGAACTGGCGATCCAGCACATTGGCGGCCACCGGCAGACCATGTTTGCTGTGGGTCGTGTGAACGAACTTGCGCTGCCACTTCGGAGTCAGCAGGTTGCCCTTCATCAGGGTGCGGCAACGATGCCGGCCGATGTCGATTCCCTGGCCTCGAAGGGCTGCGCTCAGGCGCCTGCTGCCATAGGTGCGGCCACTGGCTGCAAGCAGTGGACATCACAGCCAGATCGCTTCAAGGTCGATCCGATCCATCAAATGCCGGGGCTGAACACCTAGCGCGTTGAGCAGCCCACCTGAGTATGCTCACGCTCCTTGACCAGGGCTGCGCAGATCAGTGCGCCGCTTCAAGCAGGCGGCGCTAAGCTAGCGCCGCCTGCTCGGCGGCCAGCGCGTCCGCGTCGGCCAGCGCCCGCTCGAGATTCTGCAACGCTAACGCCACCGTGTCGCGGTTCACCTTCTGCAGTGACGCCGTATCGACACCCTTGCGGAGGATGCCGTGGGCCTTCAGCAGGTGCTTCGCGTTCGTGAGGCCACCGACGGCAAGCTTGAAATTCTTAGCTCCCAACCGATCGAACGCATCTTTCACCATCTGGTGCTTGTTAGAGCGGGCCTGTTCTTCTTGCGCTTTGCGGTGGGCGTGTTCCTGCCGGCGCTCTTCGATCTGTTCGGGGGTGAAGCTCTGCTTGTTCAGCATAATGTCCGTCAGTGTCTCCTTGTCGTAAGACGGGTACATGATCTCGATGGAATCAACCACCTTCGTGCTGTTGGTCCACCGAGGCTGCTTCTCCAAGATGTGCCCTTGCGACCCGGCGGCGGTGATATCCAACAGCGCACACTTCCCTGCCCCGCTGTTGCCTGTCAATGGCAGGGCGATGTCAGGACGCGTCCCTCCGCCGAGAATGCTCGTGTCCTGCTCGGTCCACGATCCCTCGTGCGTGCTTTTCAGCAGTTGATAAGTGCGCTCCTCGACGAGGTAGCCTGCAACCCTGTGCAGCATGGCCAGAGCACGATCCTTGGCATAGCTCTGCAGGCTGGCATCTTGCGCGTGCACGGCCTCCCGCGCCCGCCGGAATGCCGATTCATCGAAAGCGCCTGGCCAACCTGCAGCCTGCAGCGCCTTCTCGATGCCTTCGTTGTATTTATTCTTCTCAAGTTGCTTGCGGGCCTGCAAGGTGCGCACCTTCTGGAGGTCGTAGAACATCGCCTCGTTCTTGTCGACGGCCTGCCAGTCACGCTGGAGATCCAGCATGTGCATGAGATGTGAGCCGGTCGAATCCCAATTGTCAAACTCACCGCGTGTGAGCTCGCTGGCTGCCTGGTTCACATGCCGCGCCGCCGCCTCGGCAAAGGAGGCCACGGCCTGCAGCTGCATCTCCGCATCTCCGTTTTGCAGCGTGCGTGCCCCTGCCGACTTGTAGTGGACCAGGGTGGTGCCCTTGTACGTCTTCACCTTCTCGATATTCGCCGAGAACTTGTAGCCCTCGAAGGTGTCGATCTCATCGAAATCGTCCGACGCCTGCGACCCCTCGCCCATGACTTGGTCTGTCGAGGTGTTCTCCGCTTGTCCTTCAAGCGCCCCCGCACTCGCGATCAGCGCCTTCGCTCGGGCAATGACATCAGCCGCGCTCGTACTCCCATTCGCCCGCTCGATCAACCTGTTTGCAATGTCGACCGTGCGTTCGAGCCAATCGCGGCTTTTGCTCTCCGAGGCCGCCTCCAGCAACAGATTGCCGCCACTCAGGATCGTTTCCTCGTCGTACTGGTCATCCGCTTGCAGCAACCTCCTGCACACAGCGCTTGTCTGCTCCACGACCCACTCGCGCTGACCGGCATCGTTTTGCATCACCGTCTGAAGTTCCGTCAGCATGTTTCCATAGGCCTCATCTTTCTCGGCATTCTTCGCCCGATTCTTAGCTTGCTCCGAAATATGTTTACGGATCGGTGCCGGATCCTTGCCTGCGCGATGCACCACATCAACGAGACGTTGCAGCACCGCTGGATCGGTGACTTCTTGCCACTGCAACGACTCGAGCTTCTTTAGAACCTCCTGATGGACCCTATCGGCCTGACCCCCATCAAGCATGTCTGCCGCCGCATGAAGCAACCGATCGGCTTGATCGATTGACGCCTCGACATCCCCCAGATCCGAGGCCGTCGCCAACAGCGGCGAGGCTTCGTTCACAACCTCCTCCGCCTGTTGAGATGCCGATCCTTCCATGTCCGACCGGTCCCTCACTGCGGTTGCGTCCCCGTCGGTGCCTGCGTCACGTCCCAGCCCAGAGCCGAAGGCAACGGATTGGCCCGGCGAGATTGCGCGCCACCGGAGCACTTCGCCAACAGCAGTACCTTTTGCAGGTGCGATTTCTTGGTTTTGCATTTTTCAGGAGCGAATGAAGTTGGAACTAATTGGCCAGGGATTTGCTCACGTGGCCAAGGGCTGCCAGCAACGGCGTGCGGATATCGTCGGCAAGTTCCGAGACGTCGTGCACGACTTCGTCGGAGCGGAGGTAGTTCTGCAGTTCGTCGATTTGCTGTGCCGTGGACGGCTCGGCGGTCAAGTTCTTCACGACCGCCTGGATCTCCACGATCGCGTTGGCCGAGCGGGGGTGCTTGGCGGCAGCGATCTCGGTTGCTACCGATTTCAAGGAAGCTATTGCAGCCGCTCTTGCCGCCTTCCACTGCGCCATCGCATCGCGGGAACCGCCACGCTCGCTCGATCCGGAGGGGGAAGCCGCCAGCAACTTCTCGGTCTCGTCCAGGAGTTGCTGGGCCAGGACGAAGTCGCCCTTGCGCGCGGCCAGCCCCGCCTCGCTGGCCTTGGCCCGAATTTCCTGGGCCGCGGGCTTGACCTTCGGCAGCAAGGCTGCGAACCGGGCATTGAACGCGGCGCCTGGATCTACGCCGCCATCCGCGGCAGTGGCGTTCTCTGGCAGTGACGCCTCTTCGACAGCCTCGTCTTGTTCGAGCACCGTTTCATCAGGGCCGACCAGCACCACCTTGGTAATCTTGAAGCCGCATTCGCGCACCGGCAAACGCACCTTCTTCACCAGCCCGCTCACGGGCTTGTCCACCTGCAGCATCAGCTCGTTGCCGTTGTGGATCCAGGCCGTGCCGTGGGCGCCTGTCCTGGCTTTGGTTTCGTCCTTCAGCTTGGTGAACAACTTCTGGCCGGTCAGCTTGGGGCTCAGGGCCAGCACAGGCAGCCCGTCCTTGTCCGGCGCGTCGGTGAAACCGAAGGAAACCCGGCGAGTGGCGTCCTGCCGGCACAGCTTCAGCTGCTTCAGCAGCGTTGCGGGGTCGAGCAGCGCGCTGGCGGGCTCGTCCTCGTCTTCCTGCTGGGCCGCCTTCTTCGCCTCGAACTCGCTCAGTTTGCGCTGCTTGTTCACCGCCTCGTCCAGGCCCTTCAGGTAGCCTTTCAGCTCCTTGGTTTCCTCGACGCTCTTCCGCACCGCGGCAGCCTGCTTCTCGATCGCATCGAGCGCCAGCAATTGCTGCTTTGGCTCCTTGGCCAGCTCCAGATCCGCCATGGCTCGCGCCATCGCCTTGACCAGTCTTGAATCGCTCAGTTGCTGCCGTTTGGCAAACTGCATCCAATGCAACTCGCCGAGATGGTTGTCGGTCATGTGGTTCCTTGAAATGGGGTCGATCGGGTGGCCCCGTCTCCGCGGTGATACGTGGGTCAGGGCAGACGGCTTGCGCATCAGCTGAGCATCGAACCCATGAGTGAAAGTGCGAGCTCTAGAGTTCCCGCCTGCGTGGAAGGAGATCCCCATCACCCGTGGAGGTGCGGCTCAAATGGCGGGCCTGGGAACCCAGGAGGGCGCCCGATCATCGAGTAACGCTCTCTATGTGATGGGACGCGGGTAGCGCTCCAGCCCGGAGTGGGTAAGCGGATCGGACAGCAAGCGATCAGCGCTTTATGAAGGTGTACCCAGAACGGTCATCGGCATACCTAAACTCCCATTGACCGGCGGCGGCGGTGAAAATGTCCCCCTCGCTCGCCTTATTGATCCTTTCAGCGGTACCGTCACCAAACTTGCCGTCCAACTCCTCCCGTTCGAGGACCTCGCTGACTTCAGGAGGCGGCCGCGACGACTGCGCAGCCTCACGCGCGGCTTCAATGCCTCGCAGACGTCCTCTCGGCCACGAGCGGCCAGCGTCGCCGACACGTGATAACGGACCCGGCCTCCCGGGAGCTGCTCCTCCTGCAGCACTCTGACGTCCCGGTAGTTCGAGGCAGCCACCAGCACCTCAGCCTGCTTGAGGTCGAGTGCATGCGGGCCGCCCCGGCCCTTGCTGGTTGTCGGGGTACGACATGGCCACAATCGGGTAAGAGGGGGAACCGTCATGTACATCAACACCGCGCTTTGCCCCTCGCCGGCCTCGGACATCTTGATGGACTCCGTTCGCTGCCAGGACGCACTC
Proteins encoded in this region:
- a CDS encoding GreA/GreB family elongation factor, whose amino-acid sequence is MEVLAQDRLLASHDHARLTAILNGSAGTQLSPALLTTLQDLLDSADIVESPRWTADIVASEAPVSLRAEAGGPPYTVVLCYPPDSDPANGRVSVLSPLGLSLIGSRMGEWIEWSGPTGERYRVQVLPPDAAARGDR